The following proteins are co-located in the Dromiciops gliroides isolate mDroGli1 chromosome 2, mDroGli1.pri, whole genome shotgun sequence genome:
- the NFKBIA gene encoding NF-kappa-B inhibitor alpha → MFRPLRQLEEENSHDHGMESPRDGLKKERILDDRHDSGLDSMKDEDYELMVKELKEIRIQPQEAQPGPPQEPWKQQVTEDGDTFLHLAIIHEEKTLTLEVIRQVAGDLAFLNSQNNLQQTPLHLAVITKQPEIAETLLKVGCDPELRDFQGNTPLHLACEQGCLAGVGVLTQYCQTQDLLSVLQSTNYNGHTCLHLASIHGYLAIVEHLVSLGADVNAQEPCNGRTALHLAVDLQNPELVSLLLRCGADVNKVTYQGYSPYQLTWGRENTTIQKQLGQLTMENLQMLPESEDEESYDTESEFTEDEVLYDDCVIGGQRLAL, encoded by the exons ATGTTTCGTCCATTAAGGCAGCTCGAGGAGGAGAACTCCCATGATCATGGCATGGAGAGCCCCCGGGACGGGCTCAAAAAAGAGAGGATTTTGGATGATCGCCACGATAGCGGCCTGGACTCCATGAAGGACGAAGACTATGAGCTGATGGTGAAGGAGCTGAAAGAAATCCGGATCCAGCCCCAGGAGGCGCAACCTGGGCCGCCCCAAGAGCCTTGGAAACAGCAGGTCACCGAGGACGGAGACAC GTTTCTCCACTTGGCCATCATTCACGAAGAGAAGACCTTGACTTTGGAAGTCATCCGACAAGTGGCAGGGGACTTGGCTTTCCTCAACTCTCAGAACAATCTGCAACAG ACTCCTCTTCACTTGGCAGTGATCACCAAACAGCCAGAGATTGCTGAGACACTCCTGAAAGTTGGCTGTGACCCAGAGCTCAGGGACTTTCAAGGGAATACACCTCTGCACCTTGCTTGTGAGCAGGGCTGCCTGGCTGGTGTAGGAGTGCTTACTCAATACTGCCAAACCCAGGACCTCCTCTCAGTGCTACAATCCACAAATTATAATG GTCACACGTGCCTCCATTTGGCTTCCATCCATGGCTACTTAGCAATAGTAGAACATTTGGTGTCCTTGGGAGCTGATGTCAATGCTCAG GAGCCCTGTAATGGCCGAACTGCCCTCCATCTTGCTGTAGACCTGCAGAATCCTGAACTGGTATCACTCCTTTTGAGGTGTGGGGCTGATGTGAACAAAGTTACCTACCAGGGTTACTCTCCATATCAACTCACTTGGGGCAGAGAAAACACTACTATTCAGAAGCAACTGGGACAGTTGACCATGGAAAACCTGCAAATGCTTCCGGAGAGTGAAGATGAAGAGAGCTATGACACAGAGTCAGAATTCACAGAGGATGAA gtACTCTATGATGACTGTGTGATTGGAGGCCAACGGCTAGCATTATGA